The Mucilaginibacter yixingensis genome window below encodes:
- a CDS encoding polysaccharide biosynthesis/export family protein: MKITLNRLHILSIFAVLCLLFSSCSNEKNLVYFTNLRKDSVILVQAHALQTIIAKNDILQVNISTLDETTNRDLNLGASANSNVAGAINGYLVDETGVIKLPQLGAIKAEGLTKNQLAQVITDALLSKQLAKDPIVTVRILNYKITVLGEVQHPGVVAVPNERITLPEALGEAGDLTPYASRDSIRLIREANGKRIVKIFSLNKDQAFDSDIYNLQNQDIIYVKPSKLRAESTDRSLQYASIGMSAVSLLLVLYIQLVK; this comes from the coding sequence ATGAAAATAACCCTCAACAGACTCCATATTTTATCCATTTTTGCTGTACTGTGTTTGCTTTTTTCCTCATGTAGTAATGAGAAAAACCTGGTTTATTTCACTAATCTGCGCAAAGACAGTGTGATTTTGGTGCAAGCCCACGCTCTTCAGACCATTATAGCCAAAAACGATATTCTGCAGGTAAACATCAGTACCCTTGATGAAACTACCAACCGCGATCTGAATTTGGGTGCGTCTGCAAACTCAAACGTAGCCGGCGCAATTAACGGTTACCTGGTAGACGAAACCGGCGTTATTAAGTTGCCGCAGTTAGGTGCTATTAAAGCAGAAGGACTAACAAAGAATCAGTTGGCCCAGGTAATTACCGATGCGTTGTTAAGCAAACAATTGGCTAAAGATCCAATAGTTACCGTAAGGATATTGAATTACAAAATAACCGTACTGGGCGAGGTTCAGCATCCGGGTGTAGTAGCTGTACCGAATGAGCGCATTACGTTGCCTGAGGCATTGGGTGAGGCTGGTGATCTGACACCTTATGCCAGTCGTGACAGTATTAGGTTGATAAGAGAAGCTAACGGCAAACGTATTGTCAAGATATTTAGCCTTAATAAAGATCAGGCTTTTGATAGTGATATTTATAACCTTCAGAATCAGGATATTATTTATGTAAAGCCTTCAAAGCTGAGGGCAGAATCTACAGACCGCTCACTACAGTATGCATCTATTGGCATGAGTGCAGTGTCATTATTATTGGTGCTTTATATTCAATTGGTAAAATAA
- a CDS encoding acyltransferase, translating into MIIAKAPVVKKGIDRNLEALRGFAALVVVFNHIEALHKAFDANFLPTLTIVLAPNGHLFVLVFFVLSGYVIGISHQEPMRGPVIGSYIKKRLLRIYPIYIIATLFALLITHYSFTGWDIACNFLMLQTLLAYPIFENGPTWSLHYEMVYYGIFIPISRFRVSPLLILGISLVLALGSAGIFSAYFLGLSYWISGLCIARYFKNKSDGVAYNKLLSLLFLLLCLDQVLSRAGMPNLVKHLQYQLPVNHLFDWYHLQSPLLGSTRDLFFLPFYVFAVMIFAGINWRYERQCFGLINAIIASAITVSVNAMLDGHKANMGAYFIAIGYYLLFLLFWLVEGGWLALVSKPVIRFGSWIGGISYALYIVHAPILFVIGRFTFSDQVVTNYVIKVILLLSISTGFAWLLEKWFQPRIKQLLNRA; encoded by the coding sequence TTGATCATAGCCAAGGCACCTGTTGTAAAAAAAGGTATAGACCGTAATCTAGAAGCGTTGCGCGGTTTTGCGGCTCTGGTGGTAGTGTTTAATCACATTGAGGCGCTGCATAAAGCTTTTGACGCCAATTTTTTGCCAACGCTTACTATTGTGCTGGCGCCTAACGGGCATTTGTTTGTATTGGTGTTTTTTGTGCTGTCTGGCTACGTTATCGGTATCAGTCACCAGGAGCCTATGCGTGGGCCGGTCATCGGTTCATACATCAAAAAACGCTTGCTCAGAATCTATCCCATCTACATCATCGCAACTCTGTTTGCTTTGTTGATTACCCATTACTCGTTTACAGGCTGGGATATTGCCTGCAATTTCCTGATGCTACAGACGCTGCTGGCTTATCCTATTTTTGAAAACGGACCTACCTGGTCACTGCATTATGAGATGGTTTATTATGGCATTTTTATACCCATATCTCGGTTCAGGGTTAGTCCGCTGCTTATTTTAGGAATTTCACTGGTGTTGGCTTTGGGGAGCGCGGGTATCTTTTCGGCCTACTTTTTAGGTTTGAGTTACTGGATCTCTGGCTTATGCATAGCCCGGTATTTTAAAAATAAGAGCGATGGCGTTGCGTATAATAAGCTCTTGTCGCTGTTGTTTTTATTGCTTTGCCTTGATCAAGTGTTGTCGCGCGCGGGAATGCCTAACCTGGTGAAACATCTGCAGTATCAGCTGCCTGTAAATCATCTTTTTGATTGGTATCACCTGCAATCGCCATTACTGGGTTCTACCCGTGATTTATTCTTTTTACCATTTTATGTTTTTGCGGTGATGATATTCGCCGGTATAAACTGGCGATATGAACGGCAATGTTTCGGGCTGATCAATGCTATCATCGCTTCGGCCATAACCGTGTCTGTTAATGCCATGCTGGATGGACATAAGGCAAACATGGGGGCTTACTTTATAGCCATTGGTTATTACCTGCTGTTTCTGTTGTTCTGGCTTGTTGAAGGCGGTTGGTTGGCCTTGGTAAGCAAGCCTGTAATACGATTTGGAAGCTGGATTGGCGGTATTTCCTATGCATTATACATTGTACATGCGCCAATATTGTTTGTTATCGGGCGTTTTACGTTTTCAGATCAGGTGGTAACTAATTATGTTATAAAAGTGATTTTGTTACTGTCAATTTCTACTGGATTTGCCTGGTTGCTTGAAAAATGGTTTCAACCGCGCATTAAGCAATTGTTAAATAGAGCTTAA
- the rpoC gene encoding DNA-directed RNA polymerase subunit beta' encodes MSYKKDNKIKSNFTTITISLASPESILERSSGEVLKPETINYRTYKPERDGLFCERIFGPVKDYECHCGKYKRIRYKGIVCDRCGVEVTEKKVRRERMGHINLVVPVAHIWYFRSLPNKIGYLLGLPTKKLDLIIYYERYVVIQPGIKEGDGINAMDFLTEEEYLDVLDTLPKENQYLDDKDPQKFVAKMGAEALEELLRRIDLDQLSYDLRHQAANETSQQRKNEALKRLQVVEAFRDSKTRIENHPEWMIVKIVPVIPPELRPLVPLEGGRFATSDLNDLYRRVIIRNNRLKRLIEIKAPEVILRNEKRMLQEAVDSLFDNSRKVNAVKTEGNRALKSLSDILKGKQGRFRQNLLGKRVDYSARSVIVVGPNLKLHECGLPKDMAAELFKPFIIRKMIERGVVKTVKSAKKIVDRKDPLVWDILENVLKGHPVLLNRAPTLHRLGIQAFQPKLVEGKAIQLHPLTCTAFNADFDGDQMAVHVPLGNAAILEAQILMLASHNILNPANGTPITVPSQDMVLGLYYITKGRKTDEKEVVKGQGLTFYSPEEVIIALNEKKVALHAFIKVKVDVKEKDGSIVNKLIETTVGRVLFNQRVPKEVGYINELLTKKSLRDIIGDVVKNTGMARAAQFLDDIKELGFQMAFNGGLSFNLKDVNIPAEKITLIDQASKEVEEVMNNYNMGFITNNERYNQIIDIWTRINNRLTSKVMEILSNDNQGFNSVYMMLDSGARGSKEQIRQLAGMRGLMAKPQKSGSGGEIIENPILSNFKEGLSVLEYFISTHGARKGLADTALKTADAGYLTRRLHDVAQDMIVGEPDCGTLRGIFTTALKDNEDIVEPLYDRILGRTSLHDVHDPITNELLVSAGQDIDEDIAKNIENSPLEGIEIRSVLTCESKRGVCALCYGRNLASGKRVQAGEAVGVIAAQSIGEPGTQLTLRTFHVGGTASNIAAESQISAKYDGIIEFENVRTVQFETAEDGTVDVVLGRSGEFRILEPGSNKVIMTNNIPYGSYLYIKDGAKITRGERICSWDPYNAVIISEFAGIAQFDAVLEGITFREESDEQTGHREKVIIDTRDKTKNPSIQIWEKRGGNMIKGYNIPVGAHIAVDEGEKIQTGQVIAKIPRSTGKTRDITGGLPRVTELFEARNPSNPAVVTEIDGVVTLGGVKRGNREITIESRDGQVKKYLVPLSKHILVQDNDFIKAGMPLSDGSISPSDILAIKGPAAVQEYLVNGIQEVYRLQGVKINDKHFEVIVHQMMQKVSIEDPGDTRFLEREAVDGWDFMTENDDIYDKKVVTNPGDSTTLKSGQIVSLRKLRDENSVLKRKDMKLVEVRDAIPATSSPMLQGITRASLGTKSFISAASFQETTKVLNEAAIAGKRDNMLGLKENVIVGHLIPSGTGMRTYDNIRVGSQEEFDRLMASKAEEVEA; translated from the coding sequence ATGTCTTACAAAAAGGATAATAAAATCAAAAGTAACTTTACCACGATTACCATCAGTCTGGCCTCTCCGGAGTCTATTCTGGAGCGTTCAAGCGGTGAAGTTTTGAAACCCGAAACCATCAACTACCGTACCTACAAACCGGAGCGCGATGGTTTATTCTGCGAGCGTATTTTCGGTCCGGTAAAAGACTATGAGTGTCATTGCGGTAAGTACAAACGTATCCGTTACAAAGGTATCGTGTGTGACCGTTGTGGTGTAGAAGTTACCGAGAAGAAAGTGCGTCGTGAGCGTATGGGCCACATCAACCTGGTGGTGCCTGTTGCGCACATCTGGTATTTCCGCTCGTTGCCAAACAAAATTGGTTACCTGCTGGGCTTGCCAACCAAAAAGCTTGACCTGATTATTTACTACGAGCGTTATGTAGTAATTCAGCCAGGTATTAAAGAAGGCGATGGCATCAATGCTATGGACTTCTTAACTGAAGAAGAATATCTTGACGTACTGGATACTTTACCAAAAGAAAACCAGTACCTGGATGATAAAGATCCTCAGAAATTCGTTGCCAAAATGGGTGCCGAGGCTCTGGAAGAATTACTGCGTCGTATAGACCTGGATCAGTTGTCTTATGACCTGCGTCACCAGGCTGCTAACGAAACTTCACAGCAACGTAAAAATGAGGCTTTGAAACGTCTGCAGGTTGTGGAAGCATTCCGTGATTCTAAAACACGTATCGAAAACCACCCTGAGTGGATGATCGTTAAGATTGTTCCGGTTATTCCGCCAGAGTTGCGTCCGTTGGTTCCACTGGAAGGTGGCCGTTTCGCAACTTCGGATTTGAATGACCTTTACCGTCGTGTAATTATCCGTAACAACCGTCTGAAACGTTTGATCGAGATCAAAGCACCTGAGGTGATTTTGCGTAACGAGAAACGTATGCTTCAGGAAGCAGTTGACTCATTGTTTGACAACTCACGTAAAGTTAACGCGGTTAAAACCGAAGGTAACCGTGCGCTGAAATCACTGTCAGACATCCTGAAAGGTAAGCAAGGCCGTTTCCGTCAGAACTTGTTAGGTAAACGTGTTGACTACTCTGCCCGTTCGGTAATTGTGGTTGGCCCTAACCTGAAACTGCACGAGTGTGGTTTACCAAAAGATATGGCTGCAGAGCTGTTCAAACCATTTATCATCCGCAAAATGATTGAGCGTGGTGTGGTTAAAACAGTAAAATCAGCTAAGAAAATTGTTGACCGTAAAGACCCATTGGTTTGGGATATTCTGGAGAACGTACTGAAAGGTCACCCAGTGTTACTTAACCGTGCGCCTACGCTGCACCGTTTGGGTATCCAGGCCTTCCAGCCAAAACTGGTTGAAGGTAAAGCGATCCAGCTGCACCCATTAACCTGTACCGCGTTCAACGCCGACTTTGACGGTGACCAGATGGCCGTGCACGTGCCACTTGGTAACGCCGCAATTTTGGAAGCGCAGATCTTGATGCTGGCATCGCACAACATCCTGAACCCTGCAAACGGTACCCCTATCACTGTACCTTCTCAAGACATGGTTCTGGGTCTGTACTACATCACCAAAGGCCGTAAGACCGATGAGAAAGAGGTAGTAAAAGGCCAGGGCTTAACTTTCTACTCACCTGAAGAGGTGATCATCGCGCTGAACGAGAAAAAGGTTGCACTGCACGCCTTTATCAAAGTTAAGGTTGATGTGAAAGAGAAAGACGGTAGCATTGTAAATAAACTGATTGAAACCACTGTAGGTCGTGTACTGTTTAACCAGCGTGTACCTAAAGAGGTAGGTTATATTAACGAACTGCTAACCAAAAAATCACTGCGTGATATTATTGGTGACGTAGTGAAAAACACCGGTATGGCTCGTGCGGCACAATTCCTTGATGATATTAAGGAGTTGGGCTTCCAGATGGCATTTAACGGTGGTTTGTCTTTCAACCTGAAAGATGTTAACATCCCGGCAGAAAAAATTACGCTGATTGATCAGGCTTCTAAAGAAGTTGAAGAGGTAATGAACAACTATAACATGGGTTTCATTACTAACAACGAGCGTTATAACCAGATCATCGATATCTGGACCCGTATCAACAACCGCTTAACATCGAAAGTAATGGAGATATTAAGCAACGATAATCAGGGCTTCAACTCTGTTTATATGATGCTTGATTCAGGTGCCCGTGGTTCTAAAGAGCAGATCCGTCAGCTGGCCGGTATGCGTGGTCTGATGGCCAAGCCGCAGAAATCAGGTTCAGGTGGTGAGATTATCGAGAACCCGATCCTTTCTAACTTTAAAGAAGGTTTGTCGGTACTCGAGTACTTTATCTCTACCCACGGTGCCCGTAAAGGTCTTGCGGATACGGCGTTGAAAACGGCGGATGCTGGTTACCTGACCCGTCGTTTACATGACGTTGCTCAAGACATGATTGTTGGCGAGCCGGATTGTGGTACACTGCGTGGTATTTTTACTACTGCACTGAAAGACAACGAGGATATTGTAGAGCCATTATACGATCGTATTTTGGGTCGTACTTCACTGCATGATGTACATGATCCTATCACCAATGAACTGCTGGTTAGCGCCGGTCAGGACATTGACGAAGATATTGCTAAAAACATCGAGAACTCTCCGCTGGAAGGTATCGAGATCCGTTCTGTACTCACTTGCGAAAGCAAGCGTGGTGTATGTGCGCTTTGCTACGGCCGTAACCTGGCCAGCGGTAAACGCGTACAGGCTGGTGAAGCTGTGGGTGTAATTGCTGCACAGTCAATCGGTGAGCCGGGTACACAGCTGACACTTCGTACATTCCACGTGGGTGGTACCGCATCTAACATCGCGGCAGAATCTCAGATCTCTGCGAAGTATGATGGTATCATTGAGTTTGAAAACGTACGTACCGTTCAGTTTGAAACTGCTGAAGACGGCACTGTTGATGTAGTACTTGGCCGTTCGGGCGAGTTCCGCATCCTGGAGCCAGGCAGCAACAAAGTGATCATGACCAATAACATTCCATACGGTTCTTACCTGTACATCAAAGATGGCGCTAAGATCACCCGTGGCGAACGTATCTGTTCATGGGATCCGTACAACGCGGTAATTATCTCTGAGTTTGCTGGTATTGCCCAGTTTGACGCTGTATTAGAAGGTATCACCTTCCGCGAAGAATCAGACGAGCAGACCGGTCACCGTGAGAAAGTAATTATCGATACCCGCGATAAAACCAAAAACCCGTCTATCCAGATCTGGGAGAAACGCGGTGGCAACATGATCAAAGGCTACAACATTCCGGTAGGTGCGCACATCGCAGTTGATGAAGGCGAGAAGATCCAAACCGGTCAGGTTATTGCCAAGATTCCACGTTCTACCGGTAAAACCCGAGATATTACAGGTGGTTTGCCACGTGTAACCGAGTTATTCGAGGCACGTAACCCATCTAACCCTGCGGTAGTAACCGAGATTGACGGTGTGGTAACCCTGGGTGGTGTTAAACGTGGTAACCGTGAGATCACTATCGAGTCTCGTGACGGTCAGGTTAAAAAATACCTGGTACCACTGTCTAAACACATCCTGGTACAGGATAATGACTTCATCAAGGCTGGTATGCCACTGTCAGACGGTTCAATTTCTCCGTCAGACATCCTGGCAATCAAAGGCCCTGCTGCCGTACAGGAATACCTGGTTAACGGTATCCAGGAAGTTTACCGTTTACAAGGTGTGAAAATCAACGATAAACACTTCGAGGTTATCGTTCACCAAATGATGCAGAAAGTATCGATCGAGGATCCGGGTGATACCCGCTTCTTAGAGCGCGAAGCTGTTGACGGATGGGATTTCATGACCGAGAACGACGATATCTACGACAAAAAAGTTGTAACCAATCCAGGCGATTCAACTACCCTGAAATCAGGCCAGATTGTATCATTGCGTAAACTGCGCGATGAAAACTCTGTACTGAAACGTAAGGATATGAAACTGGTTGAGGTAAGAGACGCTATCCCGGCAACTTCAAGCCCAATGCTGCAAGGTATTACCAGAGCATCGTTAGGTACCAAATCGTTCATCTCTGCCGCATCGTTCCAGGAAACTACCAAAGTACTGAACGAGGCTGCTATCGCCGGTAAACGCGATAACATGCTGGGTCTGAAAGAGAACGTAATTGTTGGTCACTTGATTCCATCAGGTACCGGTATGCGTACTTACGACAATATCCGCGTAGGTTCTCAGGAAGAGTTCGATCGTCTGATGGCATCTAAAGCCGAAGAGGTTGAAGCCTAA
- the rpoB gene encoding DNA-directed RNA polymerase subunit beta, producing the protein MANNNNQRVNFATSRHVIDYPDFLDVQLQSFKEFFQLETTSDNRHKEGLFKVFAENFPISDSRNIFVLEFLDYFIDPPRYDIQECIERGLTYSVPLKAKLKLSCNDEEHEDFETIVQDVYLGTIPYMTPKGTFVINGAERVIVSQLHRSPGVFFGQSRHTNGTKLYSARVIPFKGSWIEFATDVNNVMYAYIDRKKKFPVTTLLRAIGYDSDKDILELFELADEVKVSKSGLKKYIGRKLAARVLKKWVEDFVDEDTGEVVSIDRNEIILERETVLEDDHIDMIIDAGVKTVILNKEDAGTSGDYTIIYNTLQKDTSNSEKEAVEHIYRQLRNAEPPDEETARGIIDRLFFSDKRYDLGDVGRYRINRKLKMDTSSEIKVLTKQDIIAIVKYLIKLINSKAEVDDIDHLSNRRVRTVGEQLYAQFGVGLARMARTIRERMNIRDNEVFTPTDLINARTLSSVINSFFGTNQLSQFMDQTNPLAEITHKRRLSALGPGGLSRERAGFEVRDVHYTHYGRLCTIETPEGPNIGLISSLCVHAKINHLGFIETPYKRVDNGKVAVEEPVIYLSAEDEDGKTIGQANAYYNDNGVFAEPRVKARYEGDFPVIEPERLDYMDIAPNQITSIAASLIPFLEHDDANRALMGSNMQRQAVPLLRPESPIVGTGLEGRVAKDSRTLINAEGNGVVEYVDANEIRIRYDRNEMDRLVSFDEDVKSYRLTKFKKTNQSTTMNLKPIVKKGQRVSTGEVLCEGYATQDGELALGRNLKVAFMPWQGYNFEDAIVISERVVSQDIFTSLHIEEFELEVRDTKRGEEELTPDIPNVSEEATKDLDEDGIIRIGAEVKEGDILIGKITPKGESDPSPEEKLLRAIFGDKAGDVKDASLKTPPSISGVVIDTKLFSRAKKTSKAEEKAQLDKLDVKHDRAVKELKATLVDKLFEIVNGKTSQGVYNVYKELLTAKGVKFTQKILAEMNYENINPTKWTTDDDKNDQIKATLHNYNIKLNEELGAYRRDKFAISVGDELPSGIVQMAKVYIAKKRKLKVGDKMAGRHGNKGIVARIVRDEDMPFLEDGTPVDIVLNPLGVPSRMNLGQIYETVLGWAGKELGVKFATPIFDGATHEEVEGWIKKANVPESGRTYLYNGLTGERFDQPTTVGIIYMLKLGHMVDDKMHARSIGPYSLITQQPLGGKAQFGGQRFGEMEVWALEAFGAANILQEILTVKSDDVIGRAKTYEAIVKGENLPTPSVPESFNVLVHELRGLGLDITLE; encoded by the coding sequence TTGGCAAACAACAATAATCAAAGAGTAAACTTTGCAACCAGCAGGCACGTAATTGATTACCCTGACTTCCTGGATGTGCAGTTGCAATCTTTTAAGGAATTTTTCCAACTGGAAACAACTTCAGATAACCGTCACAAGGAAGGGTTATTTAAAGTGTTTGCTGAAAACTTTCCGATTTCGGATTCAAGAAACATCTTCGTTCTGGAGTTTCTTGATTATTTCATTGATCCGCCACGTTACGATATTCAAGAGTGTATCGAGCGCGGCTTAACTTACAGCGTACCGCTGAAGGCTAAACTGAAGCTGAGCTGTAACGACGAGGAGCACGAAGATTTTGAAACCATTGTGCAGGACGTGTACCTGGGTACCATCCCATACATGACCCCGAAAGGCACTTTCGTTATCAACGGCGCCGAGCGTGTAATTGTATCGCAGTTACACCGTTCACCAGGCGTATTCTTCGGTCAGAGCCGTCACACTAACGGTACTAAATTGTACTCTGCCCGTGTAATTCCTTTCAAAGGTTCATGGATTGAGTTTGCTACAGACGTTAACAACGTAATGTATGCTTACATTGACCGTAAGAAAAAATTCCCGGTTACAACCCTGTTGCGTGCTATCGGTTATGATTCAGATAAAGACATCCTGGAATTATTTGAACTGGCCGACGAGGTAAAAGTGAGCAAATCTGGTCTGAAAAAATATATCGGCCGTAAGCTTGCTGCAAGGGTGCTTAAAAAATGGGTGGAAGACTTTGTGGACGAGGACACCGGTGAGGTGGTTTCTATCGACCGTAATGAGATCATCCTGGAGCGCGAAACCGTACTTGAAGACGATCATATCGATATGATCATTGATGCAGGTGTTAAAACCGTTATCCTGAACAAGGAAGACGCAGGCACCAGCGGTGATTATACCATTATATATAATACTCTCCAGAAAGATACGTCTAACTCGGAGAAAGAAGCGGTAGAGCATATCTATCGTCAGCTGCGTAACGCTGAACCACCAGATGAAGAAACCGCTCGCGGTATCATCGACCGTTTGTTCTTTAGCGACAAACGTTATGACCTGGGTGATGTAGGCCGTTACCGTATCAACCGCAAACTGAAGATGGATACCTCGAGCGAGATCAAGGTATTAACCAAGCAGGATATTATTGCGATTGTTAAATACCTGATCAAACTCATCAACTCTAAAGCAGAGGTGGATGATATTGACCACTTGTCAAACCGTCGTGTACGTACCGTAGGTGAGCAGTTATATGCACAGTTCGGTGTTGGTCTGGCCCGTATGGCCCGTACCATCCGTGAGCGTATGAACATCCGTGACAACGAGGTGTTCACACCAACCGATCTGATCAACGCACGTACCCTGTCATCAGTTATCAACTCGTTCTTTGGTACCAACCAGCTGTCTCAGTTCATGGACCAAACCAACCCACTGGCAGAGATCACGCACAAGCGTCGTCTGTCAGCCCTTGGTCCCGGTGGTCTGTCTCGCGAGCGTGCAGGTTTCGAGGTTCGTGACGTTCACTACACCCACTACGGTCGTCTGTGTACTATCGAAACTCCAGAGGGTCCAAACATCGGTCTGATCTCTTCACTGTGTGTTCACGCGAAGATCAACCACCTGGGCTTCATCGAAACTCCATACAAACGTGTAGATAACGGTAAAGTAGCGGTTGAAGAACCAGTTATTTACCTGTCGGCAGAAGACGAAGATGGCAAAACCATCGGTCAGGCTAACGCATACTATAACGATAACGGTGTATTTGCCGAGCCACGTGTAAAAGCACGTTACGAAGGTGACTTCCCGGTTATTGAGCCAGAGCGTCTGGATTATATGGACATCGCGCCAAACCAGATCACCTCTATCGCGGCATCATTGATTCCGTTCTTAGAGCATGATGATGCTAACCGTGCCCTGATGGGTTCGAACATGCAACGCCAGGCAGTGCCATTGCTGCGTCCGGAGAGCCCAATTGTAGGTACCGGTCTGGAAGGCCGCGTAGCGAAAGACTCTCGTACGCTGATCAATGCCGAAGGCAACGGTGTGGTAGAATACGTTGATGCGAACGAAATCCGCATCCGTTATGACCGCAACGAAATGGATCGCCTGGTATCGTTTGACGAGGACGTTAAGAGCTACCGCTTAACTAAATTTAAGAAAACCAACCAGAGCACTACCATGAACCTGAAGCCAATCGTTAAGAAAGGCCAACGCGTTTCAACCGGAGAGGTGCTTTGTGAAGGATATGCAACTCAAGACGGCGAGCTGGCTTTGGGCCGCAACCTGAAAGTAGCCTTCATGCCTTGGCAGGGTTACAACTTTGAGGATGCGATTGTAATTTCTGAGCGTGTGGTATCTCAGGACATTTTCACTTCACTTCACATTGAGGAGTTTGAGCTGGAGGTACGTGATACTAAACGTGGCGAGGAAGAGCTGACACCAGATATCCCTAACGTTTCTGAAGAAGCGACTAAAGACCTGGACGAAGACGGTATCATCCGTATTGGTGCTGAGGTTAAAGAAGGCGATATCCTGATTGGTAAAATTACTCCTAAAGGCGAATCTGATCCTTCACCGGAAGAAAAACTGTTGCGCGCCATCTTTGGTGATAAAGCAGGCGACGTGAAAGATGCTTCGTTAAAAACTCCGCCATCAATTAGCGGTGTGGTAATTGATACCAAACTGTTTAGCCGTGCTAAAAAGACCTCAAAAGCTGAAGAGAAAGCACAACTGGATAAACTGGATGTTAAGCACGACAGAGCAGTTAAAGAACTGAAAGCCACTTTGGTTGATAAATTGTTCGAAATTGTTAACGGTAAAACCTCTCAAGGTGTTTACAACGTTTACAAAGAGCTGCTGACTGCTAAAGGTGTTAAATTCACTCAGAAGATCCTTGCTGAGATGAACTATGAGAACATCAACCCAACTAAGTGGACTACAGACGACGATAAGAACGACCAGATCAAAGCTACGTTGCATAATTACAATATTAAGCTGAACGAAGAACTGGGTGCTTACCGTCGCGATAAATTTGCGATCAGCGTAGGTGATGAGCTGCCATCAGGCATTGTACAGATGGCTAAAGTTTACATCGCTAAAAAACGTAAGCTGAAAGTTGGTGATAAAATGGCCGGTCGTCACGGTAACAAAGGTATCGTTGCCCGCATCGTTCGCGATGAGGACATGCCATTCCTTGAAGACGGTACTCCGGTAGATATCGTACTGAACCCACTGGGCGTACCTTCTCGTATGAACTTGGGCCAGATCTACGAAACAGTATTAGGCTGGGCTGGTAAAGAGCTGGGCGTTAAGTTTGCCACTCCTATCTTTGACGGTGCAACACACGAAGAGGTAGAGGGATGGATCAAGAAAGCTAACGTTCCGGAATCAGGTCGTACCTATCTGTACAATGGTTTGACCGGCGAGCGTTTTGATCAGCCAACAACCGTAGGTATCATCTACATGCTGAAACTGGGCCACATGGTTGACGATAAGATGCACGCGCGTTCTATCGGTCCATACTCGCTTATTACACAGCAGCCGCTGGGTGGTAAAGCACAGTTTGGTGGTCAGCGTTTTGGTGAGATGGAGGTTTGGGCACTGGAAGCATTTGGTGCAGCCAACATCCTGCAGGAGATCCTTACCGTTAAGTCGGATGATGTTATCGGCCGTGCCAAAACATACGAAGCTATTGTTAAAGGCGAGAATCTGCCAACACCGTCAGTACCAGAATCATTCAACGTATTGGTTCATGAGTTACGCGGCTTAGGTCTGGATATCACTTTAGAATAA
- the rplL gene encoding 50S ribosomal protein L7/L12, which produces MADLKAFADQLVNLTVKEVNELAQILKDEYGIEPAAAAVAVAAAPAGDAPAAVEEKTSFDVILKEAGGQKLAVVKLVKDLTGLGLKEAKDLVDGAPKELKAGVAKDEAESLKKQLEEAGAVVEIK; this is translated from the coding sequence ATGGCAGATTTAAAAGCGTTTGCTGATCAGTTAGTAAACTTAACAGTAAAAGAAGTTAACGAGTTAGCTCAGATTTTGAAAGACGAGTACGGTATTGAGCCTGCTGCTGCTGCAGTAGCTGTTGCTGCTGCTCCTGCTGGCGACGCACCAGCTGCAGTTGAAGAGAAAACTTCATTTGACGTTATCCTGAAAGAAGCTGGCGGTCAGAAATTAGCTGTTGTTAAACTGGTTAAAGACCTGACTGGTCTGGGCCTGAAAGAAGCTAAAGACTTAGTAGACGGCGCTCCTAAAGAGCTGAAAGCCGGTGTTGCTAAAGACGAAGCTGAAAGCCTGAAAAAACAACTGGAAGAAGCAGGTGCTGTTGTTGAGATTAAGTAA